The following DNA comes from Eriocheir sinensis breed Jianghai 21 chromosome 5, ASM2467909v1, whole genome shotgun sequence.
CGGGGTGAGTTGGTGCCCCTGAGGGAGGTTCATATGGCAGAGGTCCCGTAACGAAGATTAGCCATCGTTTTGTTGATGTTTTGGAACACGTCTGAGGGACACGTGAAGGTATGGTGAGCTTGCATGACTGTAATATAGCTAGCACGTGTTACTAATGAACGTACGCATAATCCAAAGTAATAGAAGGGTTAAGaaacagcagtagtggtagtggtagtggtagcaatagtagtagtagtagtagtagtagtagtagtagtagtgggcaaCCCTCTCCCAAGTGCCACCGTCGTGTAACCCGCGTTCAGTTCCTCGCCAACACAACTCGCACAATTAGTGAGTTTCCGGAGTGACTTTTTTGTTGCTTTCGGGTGTTTGGGTGTGGGGAACGTGACGGCGTGAGGCtgaaggggcagaggaggaggaggaggaggaggaggaggaggagaaggaggagaaggagaaggaggaggaggagagctaaaaagagaaagaggatgaagcagATATGTGGGAAAAAATAACTGTAAGGAAGAAGGGCATATATAGGCATGACACGTCCTCAAAATCAGCATGAATATAAGCAAATAATTGATCTCAATGTTAGTTCTAAATAAGAATAcatgaataaatgagaaaaaaaagtaatatatgaaTCAAATCTGGAGCGATACAATGACAAAACCCTTTAAAAACCAACATCTATCAACTACCATCGTTCAATAACTCCGCTACATTGTCTTTATTGAACGTAAAGGAATAAGATTGAGAGCACCGACCTTAAACATCACTTAATGGCAAACGGTAGAAGAACTTTTCGTATTCTGCCTTTCTTGCTGATGTTTTATGCTTTCCTATGCTGCTGTTTTATGCTTTCCTATGCTGATGTTTTATGCTTTCCTATGCTGATGTTTTATGCTTTCCTATGCTGATGTTTTATGCTTTCCTATGATGATGTTTTATGCTTTCCTATGATGATGTTTTATGCTTTCCTATGATGATGTTTTATGCTTTCCTATGATGATGTTTTATGCTTTCCTATGCTGATGTTTTATGCTTTCCTATGCTGATGTTTTATGCTTTCCTATGATGATGTTTTATGCTTTCCTATGATGATGTTTTGTGCTTTCCTATGATGATGTTTTGTGCTTTCCTATGATGATGTTTTGTGCTTTCCTATGCTGATGTTTTATGCTTTCCTATGCTGATGTTTTATGCTTTCCTATGCTGATGTTTTATGCTTTCCTATGATGATGTTTTATGCTTTCCTATGCTGATGTTTTATGCTTTCCTATGCTGATGTTTTATGCTTTCCTATGCTGCTGTTTTATGCTTTCCTATGCGTTTAAAGTGAACATAACGAAACAAACCAGAGAAGAGCGAATATTTATGTGCCCGAAATATGAAACTTCACATCACATTTGGCATAAGAAGAACCCAAGACTTTGACCTCCCCACACACGTCAACGTCATTTTATTTACTGAGTCAACATCCACCCCTTGCacccctcccctacacccacactgACACACATTTCCATAACGTTCACAAGGAAAATAATTGACATAAAAGAAACACAAGTCACTTCACTCCCTCCTGTTTTATTtggtgtaaaaaagtataaaatatataatataccTTCGCGTAAAATGTACATACATAGTGAGATTCTTCAGGAAACACATATATGCCTCTTATAACACAGAAAGACAGTCTCTGAAGAAGGCACATCTACTTGGCACTATATTGGCGTCGACCCTCGTGTGCCCCTTCTCCTAGGACTCCAGGGGCACCGAAGGGAGGGTCAGTCacaaggcacagagcacaggtgAGGTCTCATAGGTATAGGGGCAGAGGGAATGGGACAAGGGAGAGGATAGGACACAGAGGAATGGGTAACACGATAGACTATAATGGGCAAGTTGGGGGGCAATGGGGAATGGgacaagaggaaagggggaaggaatagGAACACAGGATAAATAAATGGGCAAAGGAATGGGGtatatgataaagaaaagggGGTAAAGTACACATGTATAAAGGGacacaaggaaagggaaaaagaaaaatgggaaacaaaACAGGAATGGGcgaagaagacacacacacacacacacacacacacacacacacacacacacacacacacacacacacagggaaggatGAGGACAGCTGGACAAGTATAATGAAGCTTTGGATGAGTATTGTCTTGAGTCACTCCCAGTCACTCCGCTGAGAGGCGAGTGGAGGGCGTGGAGTGAGGAGGACCGGCGGAGGTAGGCGGAGGCGGGGCATGAGAGGGTGCTGAAGGAGGGGAatgcgttatctctctctctctctctctctctctctctctctctctctctctctctctctctctctctcaagcacacacATTGGATTATCATACATTACGGTTCAAGCCTCACTCACACCCTTGCATTTCTCCCTCATTCactcgctctccttcctctcattcctcctcgcgacattcccaacccttcctctcaCGTTTTCTCGCCTcgctctcaccctctcccttcgttCTCAGCCTCGACTCTCACGCcggtcttcctttcttcccgtccTCCGCCTCCCCCCGGCAGGAGGACAATGGGTGGGGTTGGTGGTATGCAGGTACGTTGGGGAGACCCGCGGTGGCTGCTGGTCTCAGGTAAAGCTGTTGAGAGTCGTCAGCCTCCCAAGACACACCTGGCCGCGCCCCACGCTCACACAGGCACACCTTTGCCAGTTTCCCAGCCGCCATTGTGCGCCGCGGCTCAGACTTGACTTTTGAGTCCGGCCTGGCGAGCGTGTGGCAGTTTCTTGGCCGAATCTGACAAAAATATTGATCACCGGAAAAGTAGAGGTGTGGCGTTGCGTGGTGGCGCTTTATCTAATAAACTTTGCTGCCAGATTGTGTCCTTTGAGGCTGCCGACCGACAGTGGCCTCTGGGAGGCCGCGTGGGTGTGGCTTGACTAGACAGGTGTGTGGCTGGAGCCTCACGTGCACCGGTGACTCGCTGAGCATTCGCTGTGATTACCGGTCTTGCTGCTCCTTGGAGCGTCTTGAGCACTGAAAGCGATCTCTAGAAGATTTGCAGTCAGCGAAGTCAGATGGGAAGGGAGGCGGCGGGCGCCAGGGCCATGGGGCGGGCGGGGCGCACGCCAGGGCACCCGTGGTCCTCGTGCTTCACTAGGAGAGACGTGCGTGAAAAGGTTTTGGGACACGTTCTGCACGCGTACTTCTTGACATCTGTATGTGTCTGGAGGTGGGCCCGCAGGTTGCTGCGGTCGGCGAAGCAGCGGTCACACTGCGGGCACTGGAAGGGCTTCTCCCCCGTGTGGGTCCTGATGTGTCCCTGCAGCAGCCAGGGCCGCGAGAAGGCCTTGCCGCACAGCTGGCACTTGCAGGGCAGCGTGTGGGTGCGGATGTGCATCTTGAGGGCGCCCAGACTCGTGTACACCTTGTCGCAGTGCTTGCACGCGAACGATCGTCCGGCGTCTTTGAGGCAATGGAACTGTCTATGTTTGGCGAGGCCCGCCATGGTAGCGTAGCGGCGGCCACAGTCGGGGCAGGTGAGGCGTGGGCCCCGGCCGTCCTGCTGGGCCTCAGGGCTGCTCTCGCTGCTGCTGGATCCCGCCTCCCCCGGCGGCGACACAGACCCTCCCCGAGGGCGTGAGGCGGGACTGGCGGACTCGTTGCGGACAGAAGTGGGCGTGTGGACAGCCTGGAGTGGTGACGGCAGCCCGTACACGCCCAAGGGGAGGTATGGGTGGTAGGGCCAAGAACGGACGCCCACACCACGTTCCCGCAGCACATGTCGCAACGGGTCCCTGGGTGTGGGCGGGGCGTAGGGGCTGCTGTGGGTGCCCGCGGAGCTCCCGGGCGTCCTCAACACGGTGGGCCGCCCGCACGCTGCCGCCACCTCACTGATAAGGCGTAGCCCAGCGCTGCTCATGAAgctgctgccgctgccgctgCCCGGACTGAGAGTGCTACCGGTGTAACTGCTACTAGTGATGACTccgctgctgctattactactgttgctgctgccaTTGTTACTGCTACTATAGAAGGGCCTACCGCTGCCCTCACTAGCGTGAGTAATACTggtggtgtgagggagggcagagGCCACCCCTAGGCCGCCGCCTACGAGCCCCAGCAGAGTGGTGACggcggggcggcgcggcgtgAGGGACGGTGCAGCAGGAGCGGTGGTGAGCAGGGGAGATGGAGTCATTAGCGAGGGCGAGGGGCTGGGGAAGGAGGGTGTGGCAGGCCGTGGCGGCGGCGTGGAGGGTCGCCTGCTGCTCTTCATGCTGAGGTCCTCCGGCTGGAGGTTCTCATCGTCCTCGCCACCTGAGAAAGACACAACGTCAACACTATTTCGACACACGCCGCGGCTGGCTGTGCGACACACTCTCACTTTGTCATGCCAACAACACACATGAGAGATGCTCTGCTTACCTCGGGAGGACTCCAGCAGATAGTTGAAGAGTGCCAGGGGCCTCTTCTTGGGCGGCCGGGCGATGTGTTCCTTGCCGGCGGTCGTCATGGCGGCGGCGGAGCGAGTAAGGGCGTGCCGCAGTTCTGTCAGGGGCGCCGCGCCGAGATTGATGCACTATTACGCACGTGCCACGGTCTCGGGGCCTTATATAGCCTCGGGTGCACATGGCACGCGCCAGGCTGCACGCGCCGCCAATCGCAAGACAGCTTCGCTATGACGTCATAAAGCTGTCCAATGCCGTGGCGACTTACAGTGACGTCATCAAGTTAGGCCAATGATTGCGCGTGCTCGGGCGGGGCGCCACATTTGAACGTTGGGGCAGGTGGCGACCCGTGGCAGCTGCGCGTgccctctgcccctccctccccttctgccCCTTCACCATACACGCCAGGAACCCTCCAGCCCAACACTGATTTAAATCCGCAAGCAGGGCAGTCATAGCCGCCACCTGCCGCTTTAAACTCAGCAAATAAAGCGGCATTGTGAC
Coding sequences within:
- the LOC126984728 gene encoding protein snail-like, whose translation is MTTAGKEHIARPPKKRPLALFNYLLESSRGGEDDENLQPEDLSMKSSRRPSTPPPRPATPSFPSPSPSLMTPSPLLTTAPAAPSLTPRRPAVTTLLGLVGGGLGVASALPHTTSITHASEGSGRPFYSSSNNGSSNSSNSSSGVITSSSYTGSTLSPGSGSGSSFMSSAGLRLISEVAAACGRPTVLRTPGSSAGTHSSPYAPPTPRDPLRHVLRERGVGVRSWPYHPYLPLGVYGLPSPLQAVHTPTSVRNESASPASRPRGGSVSPPGEAGSSSSESSPEAQQDGRGPRLTCPDCGRRYATMAGLAKHRQFHCLKDAGRSFACKHCDKVYTSLGALKMHIRTHTLPCKCQLCGKAFSRPWLLQGHIRTHTGEKPFQCPQCDRCFADRSNLRAHLQTHTDVKKYACRTCPKTFSRTSLLVKHEDHGCPGVRPARPMALAPAASLPI